A region from the bacterium BMS3Abin08 genome encodes:
- the uvrA_1 gene encoding UvrABC system protein A, with the protein MKDFIIIKGAREHNLKNLDLRIPRNSAVVITGPSGSGKSSLAIDTIYAEGQRRYVKSLSSYARQFIQELRKPELDYIEGLSPSVAIQQKTVSRSPRSTLGTITEIYDYMRVLYTRVGRPFCYKCGSPITVQDTDHILLSVLDLPEGTRLQILAPLVRERKGEYRKELQQMRREGFIRARIDGEMVELTEDLKLRRHSRHTIEIVIDRLIVKPAVEKQLRLALEAALVYADTVVINLIDSGEDILFSKTLSCLKCGVSYQEITPMFFSFNSRLGACPSCRGLGYEGITEEAEDTEGMRPCSACNGLRLNREALSVTMGGLNIGEFSSLSLRGASDFINGLRLSEREHEIAGRVLKEVGSRLGFLIKVGLGYLTLDRPASTLSGGEAQRVRLATQLGASLTGVLYVLDEPSIGLHPRDCRRLLDTLTAIKDAENTVIIVEHDEETIRWADHVVDLGPGGGRAGGWVVAEGTPGEIQHNRRSLTGEYLSKRRSIPVPASRRKAGSFLRVSGISEHNLKNITVDIPLGIFTCVTGVSGSGKSSLVMDVLYRALLGAVHGLDVSPGRYRQLSGVEKVTRVISVEQKPLGKTPRSNPATYTGVFNHIRDLFSRVREARIRGYTPGRFSFNLRGGRCETCRGEGCRKVEMHFLPDVYVPCDDCGGKRYNRETLQVRYRDRSIADVLEMTLSEAYDFFSGIPAIRGRLQILMDVGLGYVRLGQSATTLSGGEAQRVRLAKELGRQSGGNTLYILDEPTTGLHFVDIERLLHVIYELVKRDNTVVVIEHNLDVIKSADYIIDLGPEGGDEGGYVVAAGTPEEVAAEDGSYTGSFLRERLNGSAAGIEPGQGEQV; encoded by the coding sequence TTGAAGGATTTTATTATTATCAAAGGCGCCCGGGAACACAACCTCAAGAATCTTGATCTGAGGATTCCAAGGAACAGCGCCGTCGTGATAACAGGGCCATCCGGTTCGGGGAAGTCCTCCCTTGCCATAGATACAATTTACGCTGAGGGACAGAGGAGGTATGTAAAGAGTCTCTCTTCCTATGCAAGACAGTTTATACAGGAGCTGCGGAAGCCCGAGCTGGATTATATAGAGGGGCTTTCGCCGTCGGTTGCAATACAGCAGAAGACCGTATCGCGTTCACCCCGCTCCACCCTCGGTACCATCACGGAGATCTACGATTACATGAGGGTCCTCTACACGAGGGTCGGCAGGCCCTTCTGTTATAAGTGCGGCAGCCCCATCACAGTCCAGGATACCGACCACATACTCCTTTCCGTACTTGACCTTCCGGAGGGTACGAGGCTGCAGATCCTTGCCCCTTTGGTGAGGGAGCGGAAGGGGGAGTACAGGAAGGAATTGCAGCAGATGAGAAGAGAGGGGTTTATAAGGGCGCGGATCGATGGTGAGATGGTGGAATTGACGGAAGACCTGAAGCTCAGGAGACACAGTAGACACACCATAGAGATAGTGATTGACCGGCTGATTGTCAAGCCGGCAGTGGAGAAACAATTGAGACTGGCGCTTGAGGCCGCACTTGTCTATGCGGATACCGTTGTCATCAACCTCATAGACAGCGGAGAGGATATCCTCTTCAGCAAGACCCTCTCATGCCTCAAGTGCGGCGTGAGCTACCAGGAGATAACCCCCATGTTCTTTTCCTTCAACAGCAGGCTCGGTGCATGTCCCTCCTGCAGGGGGCTTGGATATGAGGGGATAACGGAAGAGGCGGAGGATACCGAGGGAATGAGGCCCTGCAGCGCCTGTAACGGGCTCAGGCTGAACAGGGAGGCGCTGAGCGTAACGATGGGGGGGCTGAATATAGGCGAGTTCTCCTCTCTCTCCTTAAGGGGGGCCTCTGATTTCATTAACGGGCTGCGGCTCTCTGAGAGGGAGCATGAAATAGCCGGACGTGTCCTTAAGGAGGTGGGAAGCCGTCTCGGTTTCCTCATCAAGGTCGGTCTTGGGTATCTCACACTCGACAGGCCGGCATCCACCCTCTCGGGCGGTGAGGCCCAGAGGGTGAGACTTGCTACGCAGTTGGGTGCATCCCTCACGGGTGTGCTCTATGTCCTCGATGAGCCGAGTATCGGACTCCATCCGAGGGATTGCAGAAGACTCCTCGATACACTGACCGCCATAAAGGATGCCGAGAATACGGTTATCATTGTTGAGCACGATGAGGAGACCATAAGGTGGGCGGACCATGTCGTTGACCTCGGTCCGGGTGGCGGCAGGGCAGGGGGCTGGGTGGTTGCAGAGGGCACGCCCGGGGAGATTCAGCACAACAGGAGGTCACTTACAGGGGAGTATCTCTCAAAGCGGAGGTCCATCCCGGTGCCGGCCAGTAGGAGAAAGGCCGGTAGTTTCCTGAGGGTTTCCGGGATATCGGAGCACAACCTGAAGAACATTACCGTTGATATTCCCCTTGGGATTTTCACCTGTGTTACAGGTGTTTCAGGGTCGGGGAAAAGCAGTCTCGTTATGGATGTGCTTTACAGGGCGCTGCTTGGGGCTGTTCACGGTCTTGATGTCAGCCCCGGCAGGTACAGGCAGTTGAGCGGGGTTGAGAAGGTCACCCGTGTTATATCCGTTGAACAGAAACCCCTGGGGAAGACGCCGAGGTCAAATCCTGCAACATATACGGGTGTGTTCAACCATATAAGGGATCTCTTCTCCCGTGTCAGGGAGGCAAGGATCAGGGGTTATACGCCGGGCAGGTTCAGTTTCAACCTCCGGGGCGGCAGGTGTGAGACCTGTAGGGGTGAAGGGTGCAGGAAGGTGGAGATGCATTTTCTTCCGGACGTCTATGTGCCCTGTGATGATTGCGGCGGTAAACGCTATAACAGGGAAACGCTCCAGGTAAGATACAGGGACAGGAGTATTGCAGACGTCCTTGAGATGACCCTATCAGAGGCATACGACTTCTTTTCCGGTATTCCCGCCATCAGGGGGAGGCTCCAGATCCTGATGGATGTCGGGCTCGGGTATGTGAGGCTCGGTCAGTCTGCAACGACCCTCTCGGGCGGCGAGGCCCAGAGGGTGAGGCTTGCAAAGGAACTGGGAAGGCAGTCCGGAGGCAATACCCTCTATATACTTGATGAGCCGACTACGGGGCTTCACTTTGTGGATATTGAAAGGCTCCTTCACGTCATTTATGAGCTTGTGAAGAGAGACAATACGGTTGTTGTTATAGAACACAACCTCGATGTGATAAAGTCCGCCGATTACATCATCGATCTCGGTCCCGAGGGTGGTGATGAAGGGGGTTATGTGGTTGCTGCGGGGACGCCGGAAGAGGTGGCGGCAGAGGATGGCTCATATACCGGGAGTTTCCTCAGGGAGAGACTTAACGGGTCGGCGGCGGGAATTGAGCCGGGGCAGGGGGAACAGGTTTGA
- the apbE gene encoding thiamine biosynthesis lipoprotein ApbE precursor encodes MNHMKSVRSWIFSLFLLSVLVSCRLGGDKVYRESDFLLDTVVTVSVVSGSAERAGQAIEKVFRELKRLGGLLNFYSSKSEIREINENAGVKPVRVSGDTLRVIQRSIEAAEETNGAFDITVGVITHLYDFHKKIHPSADAVRAGLALVDYRDIEVDPGRMTVFLRKKGMMIDPGGITKGYAADRAVSILKKEGISAALVAVAGDIRGYGLKPDGKPWRVGIRNPRGAGDDIFAVVELRDQAISTSGDYERFFIEGGVRYHHLIDPKTGYPARGVISTTVIAPLAVKTDSLATAVFISGVARGMKIIEGLGYNAIMIDSGGVRHLTEGIRGRVEFIKKDN; translated from the coding sequence ATGAACCATATGAAGTCGGTGAGGTCGTGGATTTTCAGTCTGTTTCTCCTCTCTGTGCTTGTTTCCTGCCGATTGGGGGGGGACAAGGTTTACAGAGAATCGGATTTCCTTCTGGATACCGTGGTGACGGTAAGTGTGGTTTCCGGTTCTGCCGAGCGGGCAGGGCAGGCAATAGAGAAGGTCTTCAGAGAGCTGAAGAGACTGGGAGGGCTGCTGAACTTTTACTCGTCAAAGAGCGAGATAAGGGAAATAAACGAAAATGCAGGTGTAAAACCCGTAAGGGTTTCCGGGGATACACTCAGGGTGATTCAGAGGTCTATAGAGGCGGCTGAAGAGACGAACGGGGCCTTTGATATAACAGTGGGTGTCATTACCCATCTCTATGATTTCCATAAAAAGATCCACCCTTCAGCTGATGCCGTCAGGGCGGGGCTTGCCCTTGTCGATTACAGGGATATCGAGGTAGATCCCGGCAGGATGACGGTATTTCTCAGAAAGAAGGGTATGATGATCGACCCCGGGGGTATTACGAAGGGTTATGCGGCGGACAGGGCGGTATCCATATTAAAAAAGGAGGGAATCAGTGCCGCCCTTGTTGCTGTGGCCGGTGATATCAGGGGGTATGGTCTGAAACCTGACGGAAAACCCTGGAGGGTGGGAATCAGGAACCCCCGGGGTGCAGGGGACGATATCTTTGCAGTAGTGGAACTCAGGGACCAGGCGATCTCAACCTCGGGGGACTATGAGAGGTTTTTTATCGAAGGGGGGGTGCGCTATCACCACCTTATAGACCCGAAGACGGGCTATCCTGCAAGGGGTGTGATCAGTACGACCGTCATTGCCCCCCTTGCGGTGAAAACGGATTCCCTTGCCACGGCAGTCTTTATCTCAGGGGTTGCGAGGGGAATGAAAATTATCGAGGGGCTCGGTTATAATGCAATAATGATCGATTCCGGGGGTGTAAGGCACCTGACCGAAGGCATAAGGGGCAGAGTTGAGTTTATTAAAAAAGACAATTAA
- a CDS encoding heptaprenyl diphosphate synthase component I, which produces MQSQDRLRVALLVAVAIALHGFERTIPTPIPWLRFGFANIITLTAVVFYGLRVALMITLIRVFVVSLFVGTFLGPGFILSLGGGLASTLAMGGVFYLLGGLFSPLGLSLIGAFAHNLAQLALAYLLFVRKIDAILYLSPVILVFGVLAGTVNGLASGMLIISLREEGLRVGRKAMGKEHGAVNRRG; this is translated from the coding sequence ATGCAATCACAGGATAGACTCAGGGTGGCCCTTCTTGTGGCGGTGGCGATTGCGCTCCATGGTTTTGAAAGGACCATCCCCACCCCCATACCCTGGTTGAGGTTCGGTTTTGCAAACATCATAACCCTCACCGCGGTCGTCTTTTACGGCCTCAGGGTGGCCCTGATGATAACGCTCATACGTGTCTTTGTCGTATCCCTCTTTGTGGGGACCTTTCTTGGCCCGGGGTTCATACTCAGCCTCGGTGGCGGGCTTGCAAGTACCCTTGCCATGGGTGGGGTATTTTACCTCCTGGGAGGTCTCTTCAGCCCCCTCGGGCTGAGTCTCATCGGGGCCTTTGCACATAACCTCGCACAGCTCGCCCTGGCCTATCTCCTCTTTGTCAGGAAGATAGATGCAATACTGTATCTGTCGCCGGTTATTTTAGTGTTCGGTGTTCTTGCCGGGACGGTCAACGGTCTTGCGAGCGGGATGCTGATTATCAGCCTCAGGGAAGAGGGGCTCAGGGTGGGGCGGAAGGCGATGGGCAAGGAGCACGGGGCGGTGAACCGCAGGGGGTGA
- the yacG gene encoding DNA gyrase inhibitor YacG, which translates to MRMRCPVCKELTTWEENPWRPFCSERCKMKDLGKWASEEYRIADEKEEADGYPSEDRRGED; encoded by the coding sequence ATGAGGATGCGCTGTCCTGTCTGTAAGGAACTGACCACATGGGAGGAAAATCCCTGGAGGCCCTTCTGCTCGGAACGCTGCAAGATGAAGGACCTTGGTAAATGGGCCTCTGAGGAATACCGGATTGCAGACGAAAAGGAGGAGGCGGATGGATATCCTTCAGAGGATCGCAGAGGAGAGGATTAG